DNA sequence from the Longimicrobiaceae bacterium genome:
GGTACGCTGCAGCTGGGATCGGTGCGCTACCTGGTGCTCGACGAGGCGGACGAGATGCTGGACATGGGGTTCATCGAGGACATCGACGCGATCCTCGAGGAGACCCCGGCCGAGCGGCAGACGGCGCTCTTCTCCGCCACCTTCCCCCCGCGGATCGCGGAGCTGGCGCAGCGCCACATGCGCGACCCGGCGCGGATCACCGTCCGCGCGCCGGAGCTGGAGACGCCGCTGGTGCGGCAGGTGGCGTACACCGTGGCGCGTCCGTACAAGCTGGAGGCGCTCGGCCGGATCCTCGACGTGGAGGCCCCCACCTCGGCGATCATCTTCTGCCGCACGCGCAACGAGGTGGACGAGCTGACGGAGGCGCTCACGGTGCGCGGCTACCACCCGGAGGCGCTGCACGGCGGGCTGAACCAGGCGCAGCGCGACCGGGTGATGAAGCGCTTCCGCGACGGCTCCGCCGACCTGCTGATCGCCACCGACGTGGCGGCGCGCGGGCTGGACGTGGAGCACGTGAGCCACGTGGTGAACTACGACATCCCGCAGACGCCGGAGGTGTACGTCCACCGCATCGGGCGGACGGGGCGCGCCGGGCGGGAGGGGACGGCGGTCACGCTGGTGCAGCCCCGGGAGCACGGTCTGCTGCGCGCCATCGAGCGGCTGGTGCGCCAGCCCATCGAGCAGGCGCGGATCCCCACCATCGCCGACCTGCGCACCCGGCGGCTGGAGCTGATCCGCTCGGCGATCCTGGAGACGCTGGAGGAGGACGAGTTCGACCGCTACCTGGACGTGGTGCGCTCGTTGGCGGACCAGCACGACCTGCTGGAGGTGGCCGCCGCGGCCGCTAAGATGGCCGCGGACGCCACGCGCGGCGAGGAGCCGGAGGAGGGGGACGACATCCCCCAGTTCGAGCCGCGCCGCGGCCCGCGGGAGGACCGCGATAGCCGCGGGCCGCGCGGCCGGCGGGACCACGCGGAGGCTCCGCCGCGGCGGGGGCGCCGGGGTGGGGCGGAGATGACGCGCCTGTTCTTCGGGGTGGGGCGTCGGCGGGGGATCCGCCCGGGCGACATCGTGGGGGCCATCACCGGGGAGGCGCGGATCCCGGGCGACGCCATCGGCGCCATCGAGATCGCGGACCAGTTCTCCCTGGTGGAGGTGGCGGAGGAGCACGCGGAGCAGGTGATCCGCGCCATGGGCCGCGCGAGCATCAAGGGGAGGCCCGCCGCGGTGCGCCGCGCGCGCGACGACTGAGCCGCGCGGGACCGGGAGGGGATCAGGCCACGAAGAGCGGCCGCTCCGCGGCGGGGAGCACGCCCGCCGCGCGTCCGCGCTCGAACAGCGTGCGGACCGCGCGCTCCCCCTCTTTGCCGAGGTCGCGGGAGAAGCGGTTCACGTACAGCTCCACGTGGCTGCGCATCACGCTCTCCTCCATCTCCTGGGCGTGGGCGCGCATGTAGGGGAGCGCGTCGCCGGGGTGGGCGAAGGCGTGCTCCACCGAGCGGCGGATCCCCTCCTCCACCCGCCGCGCCGTGTCCGTCCCGAGGCTGCGCCGGGCGAGGATCCCCCCCAGCGGGATCGGGAGCCCCGTCTCCCCCTCCCACCACTCCCCCAGGTCCTGCAGGCAGACCAGCCCGTGCTCCGGGTAGGTGAAGCGCGATTCGTGGATGATGAGCCCGGCGTCCACCTCCCCGCGCGCCACCGCGGGCATCACGTCGCTGTACACCAGCTCGACGCCCTCCGCGAGCGCCGGGTCGAAGAGGCGGAGCAGTAGGTTCGCCGTGGTGAAGCGGCCCGGGATGGCGATCCGCTTCCCCCGGAGCGCCTCCACCGGCATGGGCTCGCGGGCGACGACGAGCGGCCCGCACCTCCGCCCCAGGGCGCCCCCGCTCCGGAGCAGGACGTAGTCGTCCAGCAGGTACGGGATGGCGCCGTAGGAGATCTTGGTGAGGTCGAGCGCCGACTCCCGCGCGAGGCGGTTCAGCGTCTCCACGTCCTCCAGCCGCTCGCGGAAGCGGACCCCCTCCACCTCCACGCGCCCGTGCACCAGGGCGTCGAAGATGAAGGTGTCGTTGGGGCAGGGGGAGTAGCCGAGGGTGAGCTGCATGGGGAGTGCGAAGTGCGAAGTGCGGGAGTACGAAAGTGCGAGAGTGGCGGCTCAGTCGGGCCAGGCGGCGGCGAGGGCGCGCACGGCGCGCTGGGCGGCCGCCGCGGCGTCGGCGATGCGCCAGGTAGAGAGGTCGCGGTCCTCCACGGTGTTGCTGATCCCCCGGACCTCCAGGAAGGGGACGTCGTAGAGCGCGCAGACGTGGCCCAGGGCGGCGCCCTCCATCCCCTCCGTGAGGGCGCCGAAGCGGCGCGCCAGCTCGGCTCCCCGTGCGGTGGTCCCGGAGCAGGTGGAGACGGTGAGCGCCGGGCCGACCCGCACGCGGACGCCGGCGGCCTCCAGCACGGCGCGGGCGTGCTCCACCCGCTCGCCCTCGAGCGGGAAACGGTTGAAGCGGCGTGCTCCGCCGCGCTCCAGGAGCGGGATGCCGATCCCCTCGGTGGAGAGCCAGCCGCCCGGGGTCTCCACCCCCTCGTCGGCGTAGACGACCTCGGAGGCGAGGGCGACGTCCCCCACGGCGAGGCCGGATCCCGGGTACGCCCCGGCGATCCCGAAGCCCACCACGCCGCGCACGCCGCGGGTCTCCAGGAGCGCGGTGGCGCCATGGGCGGCGTTGGCCTTCCCCATCCCGACCGGGAAGAGGAGGACGGGGACGCCGCCCAGGGTGCC
Encoded proteins:
- a CDS encoding DEAD/DEAH box helicase — protein: MPEDAANTAGATQEVATFEELGLSAEVLAALDALGYEEPTPIQIEAIPVLMEGRDVIGRAATGTGKTAAFALPLVEKVERGVRGVQGLVLAPTRELAVQVAEAVHRYGARRGVSVLAVYGGQAIDRQFRELKRGVSVVVGTPGRILDHIRRGTLQLGSVRYLVLDEADEMLDMGFIEDIDAILEETPAERQTALFSATFPPRIAELAQRHMRDPARITVRAPELETPLVRQVAYTVARPYKLEALGRILDVEAPTSAIIFCRTRNEVDELTEALTVRGYHPEALHGGLNQAQRDRVMKRFRDGSADLLIATDVAARGLDVEHVSHVVNYDIPQTPEVYVHRIGRTGRAGREGTAVTLVQPREHGLLRAIERLVRQPIEQARIPTIADLRTRRLELIRSAILETLEEDEFDRYLDVVRSLADQHDLLEVAAAAAKMAADATRGEEPEEGDDIPQFEPRRGPREDRDSRGPRGRRDHAEAPPRRGRRGGAEMTRLFFGVGRRRGIRPGDIVGAITGEARIPGDAIGAIEIADQFSLVEVAEEHAEQVIRAMGRASIKGRPAAVRRARDD
- a CDS encoding 1,4-dihydroxy-6-naphthoate synthase, yielding MQLTLGYSPCPNDTFIFDALVHGRVEVEGVRFRERLEDVETLNRLARESALDLTKISYGAIPYLLDDYVLLRSGGALGRRCGPLVVAREPMPVEALRGKRIAIPGRFTTANLLLRLFDPALAEGVELVYSDVMPAVARGEVDAGLIIHESRFTYPEHGLVCLQDLGEWWEGETGLPIPLGGILARRSLGTDTARRVEEGIRRSVEHAFAHPGDALPYMRAHAQEMEESVMRSHVELYVNRFSRDLGKEGERAVRTLFERGRAAGVLPAAERPLFVA
- the mqnB gene encoding futalosine hydrolase, with amino-acid sequence MTDPERPPLALLCAVPLEGAELRAALADAGEVEVGRKPATAGTLGGVPVLLFPVGMGKANAAHGATALLETRGVRGVVGFGIAGAYPGSGLAVGDVALASEVVYADEGVETPGGWLSTEGIGIPLLERGGARRFNRFPLEGERVEHARAVLEAAGVRVRVGPALTVSTCSGTTARGAELARRFGALTEGMEGAALGHVCALYDVPFLEVRGISNTVEDRDLSTWRIADAAAAAQRAVRALAAAWPD